A genomic window from Martelella lutilitoris includes:
- a CDS encoding ABC transporter ATP-binding protein, with product MTHTKGAVAFRNVRKSFGHFTAIPDLSLDIEPGQLVTLLGPSGCGKTTTLRMLAGLESPTEGQIMIGGEDVTRLPADRRDVSMVFQSYALFPHMRVGQNVAYGLEASGIKSGEARKRAEEALEVVGLSGLSGRLPAELSGGQQQRVAVARALVLEPQVLLLDEPLSNLDARLRRQVRTDIRTLQQRLRFTAVYVTHDQEEALAVSDTIVVMKDGKVAQIGSPRELYEAPASEFIADFIGEANVVDGHVRSIEGDIAKVDVGGVTIALPSRGIKPGPARLSLHANAMKVRSEGQGVPGTIASSAYLGDHVEYEIDGPLGRIFVVDDESEVPLPAGSNVRLEVRPRGVALIPQEHA from the coding sequence ATGACTCATACAAAAGGTGCCGTGGCGTTTCGCAATGTGCGGAAGAGCTTCGGCCATTTCACCGCCATTCCGGATCTCTCGCTCGACATTGAGCCGGGCCAGCTTGTCACGCTGCTCGGACCCTCTGGATGCGGCAAGACGACAACCCTTCGCATGCTGGCGGGTCTGGAAAGCCCTACCGAAGGCCAGATCATGATCGGTGGCGAGGATGTCACCCGCCTGCCCGCCGACAGGCGCGACGTATCGATGGTGTTCCAGAGCTATGCGCTTTTTCCGCATATGCGCGTTGGCCAGAATGTAGCCTACGGACTTGAAGCGAGCGGTATCAAATCAGGTGAGGCGCGCAAGCGCGCCGAAGAGGCGCTCGAAGTCGTTGGGCTCTCCGGTCTGTCAGGCCGCCTGCCGGCAGAGCTTTCCGGCGGCCAGCAGCAGCGCGTCGCCGTGGCGCGCGCACTCGTTCTTGAGCCGCAGGTCCTGCTGCTCGACGAACCGCTTTCGAATCTCGATGCCCGACTGCGTCGCCAGGTGCGCACGGATATCCGCACGCTGCAGCAGCGCCTTCGTTTCACGGCTGTTTACGTCACGCATGATCAGGAAGAAGCGCTCGCTGTCTCCGATACCATTGTTGTCATGAAGGATGGGAAGGTCGCTCAGATCGGGTCACCGCGAGAGCTTTATGAGGCGCCGGCGTCCGAGTTCATTGCCGACTTCATCGGAGAGGCCAATGTGGTGGATGGGCATGTCAGGTCTATCGAAGGCGATATTGCGAAGGTCGATGTGGGCGGAGTAACCATCGCGCTGCCGTCGCGCGGTATCAAACCGGGCCCGGCTCGGCTGTCGCTCCATGCCAATGCCATGAAGGTCAGATCTGAAGGGCAGGGGGTTCCGGGTACAATCGCCTCCTCGGCTTATCTCGGCGATCATGTCGAATACGAGATCGATGGTCCGCTAGGACGCATATTCGTGGTCGATGACGAAAGCGAAGTACCGTTGCCAGCCGGTTCAAACGTCCGGCTTGAAGTTCGCCCGAGGGGCGTCGCGCTTATTCCGCAGGAGCATGCATGA
- a CDS encoding inositol monophosphatase family protein, translating into MTGTIMTESRLNTATELARRAGKLAFAYFENREELLVRQKRHVTDLVSQADLEVETLIRDGLNTSFPLDAQLGEEHGLSEGSSGVTWVIDPIDGTAPYLNGLPGWCVSIGACDEDGPILGVIYVPVLNELFVAARGQGATLNGKPVRALDGDLRSGLLGVGANDRVSSERVGRMLADLSEAGAGWVRYGSGALMLAWVAAGRLTGYVEPRMSAWDCLAGYCLIQEAGGRVLAFPNGPGLTAPAPVLGACAGAYAELASICGFGQSPEW; encoded by the coding sequence ATGACCGGAACAATCATGACCGAGAGCAGGCTCAACACGGCAACGGAGCTTGCCAGGCGCGCCGGGAAGCTGGCTTTTGCCTATTTCGAGAACCGCGAGGAACTGCTGGTGCGGCAAAAACGCCATGTGACCGATCTGGTGTCCCAGGCGGATCTCGAAGTCGAAACGCTCATCCGGGACGGGCTGAACACATCATTCCCGCTAGATGCGCAACTCGGCGAAGAACACGGCTTGAGCGAAGGCAGTTCCGGCGTAACCTGGGTGATTGACCCGATTGACGGCACGGCTCCCTATCTTAACGGATTGCCCGGCTGGTGTGTGTCGATCGGCGCCTGTGACGAGGACGGCCCGATCCTCGGCGTGATCTATGTGCCGGTCCTGAATGAGCTGTTCGTCGCGGCGCGAGGGCAAGGGGCTACGTTGAACGGCAAGCCCGTCCGCGCTCTGGACGGGGATCTCAGGTCCGGCCTGTTGGGGGTCGGGGCCAATGACCGCGTCTCCAGCGAGCGTGTCGGGCGCATGCTGGCCGATTTGTCAGAGGCCGGGGCAGGGTGGGTCCGCTACGGGTCGGGCGCCTTGATGCTGGCCTGGGTCGCCGCCGGTCGCCTCACCGGGTACGTTGAACCGCGGATGAGCGCATGGGATTGCCTCGCTGGCTACTGCCTTATCCAGGAAGCTGGCGGGCGCGTGCTTGCCTTTCCGAACGGTCCCGGGCTGACCGCGCCAGCGCCAGTTCTAGGCGCGTGCGCGGGCGCATACGCGGAACTTGCCAGTATCTGCGGGTTTGGCCAGTCGCCTGAATGGTAG